GGCCCAGCACCAGAGCGTCCGCGGCGTGGGAGGTGGTGCCGGAGACGTGGGAGGTGTAGGCGTGGACGGCAAGGAATCCGCCCGCGTTGACGGCCCCCGCCGTAAAGGCCAGGGAGGTGGCCAGCTGCCGGTTCAGATAATGGCTGCGCCGGGCGCCCCTGGCCATGAGCAGGTCCGCATCCAGGGGCACCAGGGCCGTGAGGCGGTCCAGGGTGCGGGCGGCCCCCTTCTGCAGGTGCTCGAGGTCGGCCTCCCCCTGCAGGAGATGGTTGATCCGGCGGAGGCCCGCCCGGAGGAATGTGAAGGGACTGCGGCTCATGAAGGTTTCTGATCCTCCATTCATCCTAATCCCTCCGGACTGCCACCGGGAGGCCCGAGGGCCATCGATCACCATGCTTGCCGTCAACGAAAGATTCGATTGGGAAAGATCGAAAAGCGCACGGATACTTTCTTGTCACCCCCTGCGCAATGCCGTGAAGACCCCTCGGTCCATGGCCCTTCGCTGAATGCCCGGTCTTGCCGACTGGAGGGGGTCTGTATGTTTCCGTGAATCCGGCCGCCCGGCGGCCCCTGGATGGGAGGAGCCCGTTATGACGAGATTCTTCAGTCGCTACACGGCGCACGTCATCAAGATCGACCTTGAGAAGTGCATCGGCTGCAAGAAGTGCTACAACACCTGCCACGTGGATGTGATCCGCTGGGACGAGAAGTCCAAGCGGCCCTTCCCCAAATATCCCGAAGAGTGCGCCACCTGCAACTGGTGCGAGATGGTCTGTCCGGTGCACTGCATCGAGGTGATCCCCCGCAATCCCTGGCGGATGCCCGAGCCCTACCCCAAAGAGTTCTACCCCCTGTCCTATGTGGAAAAGTGATCGGGAACCCGGACTAGGAGAGAATCGACATGACGAATGCAAATGAACTGGGCACGCTGTACAGCAGCGACGTGCTGATCCTGGGCGGCGGCATCGCCGGTCTCCACGCGGCCATCCGCATCAAGGAGAAGGATCCCTCCCTGGATGTGCTCATCGCCGAGAAGGCCACCACCGGCACCGCCGGGAAGGCCAACAAGGGGGCCGGTGTGCTCCAGGTGGTGTCCGAGCAGGACGACCTGGACGCCTACGTGAAATACAACGTGGAGGCCAGCGGCAAGTACCTCAACAACCAGGACCTGATGCGCAAGTATGCGGTCACGACCCGCGAGGTGGTGGAGGACTATGCCCGCTGGGGCATCGAGACCATGCGCGAGGCCGACGGAACCCTCTCCCGGGCCCCCGGTCTCCCATACTGGTGTCTCACCGCTGTGGACCTGGACCTCCTCTACAAGATGGAGAAGCGGGCCCGCAGTCTGGGTGTGCGCATGGTCAACAAGGTCCAGACCATCGAGCTCCTGAAGCAGGACGACCGCGTCGTGGGCGCCGTGGGCTTCAACATCGTCACCGGCGAGTTCCAGATCTTCCAGGCCAGGGCCACGGTGCTGGCCACCGGCTCCTGCAACTGGAACGTGATGCACATGTGGACCTCCGCCCGGGGCGACGGCATCGCCGCAGCTTGGCGCGCCGGAGCCGAGATGCGCAACGCCGAGTACTCCAACTTCTACAACGTGGGTCTCCCGGGCGGAAACGGCGTCCAGGTGGGCTCCCAATACTCCCTCTACAACAGCAAGGGCCAGCGCCTCGCCGACCTGGGCTACACCAAGCCCCATGAGTGCGACTTCGACATCGGCATCTTCCTGGGCATGGAGAAGGAGGTCATGGAGGGCCGCGGTCCCATCGTCTGGGAGGAGACCGAGTTCTTCAATGACAACCCTCTGGCCTGCGGCGGCTTCCTCTTCCGCTGGACCCGTCCCACCGCCGATCTCTTCCACCACAAGGAGATGGACAAGGAGGAGAAATACTCCGTCGACCACCGCTGGAAGCCCATCGTCCACCCCCTCTTCATCGGGGAGTTCGGGGCGGTCAAGACCGATGGCAACCTCAAGACCAATCTGGA
The sequence above is drawn from the uncultured Holophaga sp. genome and encodes:
- a CDS encoding FAD-binding protein translates to MTNANELGTLYSSDVLILGGGIAGLHAAIRIKEKDPSLDVLIAEKATTGTAGKANKGAGVLQVVSEQDDLDAYVKYNVEASGKYLNNQDLMRKYAVTTREVVEDYARWGIETMREADGTLSRAPGLPYWCLTAVDLDLLYKMEKRARSLGVRMVNKVQTIELLKQDDRVVGAVGFNIVTGEFQIFQARATVLATGSCNWNVMHMWTSARGDGIAAAWRAGAEMRNAEYSNFYNVGLPGGNGVQVGSQYSLYNSKGQRLADLGYTKPHECDFDIGIFLGMEKEVMEGRGPIVWEETEFFNDNPLACGGFLFRWTRPTADLFHHKEMDKEEKYSVDHRWKPIVHPLFIGEFGAVKTDGNLKTNLEGLWAIGDTSRSGCGWAGAVPTPSRQRGSGLSYASVSAIWCHEDVALTTKTLPEPHIDLDQVAAFKEAFFAPLKVEKGYEVRDRIHCIKEVVAPPRFSVRKHPDRMEEALDKIHWVQEHMGEIALHNDFHLLGLWHDLKNMALCAELYFTAAMERKETRGWHVREDYPETDNQEWLKWIDLRNDNGRIAVSYERVPIEQYPNRPEGF
- a CDS encoding 4Fe-4S dicluster-binding protein, with the translated sequence MTRFFSRYTAHVIKIDLEKCIGCKKCYNTCHVDVIRWDEKSKRPFPKYPEECATCNWCEMVCPVHCIEVIPRNPWRMPEPYPKEFYPLSYVEK